The Natranaerovirga pectinivora genome includes a window with the following:
- a CDS encoding 4Fe-4S dicluster domain-containing protein produces MSISINKDKCVSCGRCFSVCPGNLISGDRDGKADIKCPRDCWGCTGCIKECPTGAIEFYLGLDIGGNGGHLEVCDYKEFLQWKLVDRCGEVKVVRTYKEDANRY; encoded by the coding sequence ATGAGCATAAGTATTAACAAAGATAAATGTGTTTCTTGTGGTAGGTGTTTTAGCGTTTGTCCTGGTAATTTGATAAGTGGCGATAGGGATGGTAAGGCGGATATTAAGTGTCCTCGGGATTGTTGGGGGTGTACTGGGTGTATTAAGGAATGTCCTACGGGGGCTATTGAGTTTTATTTGGGGTTGGATATTGGTGGTAATGGGGGGCATTTGGAAGTTTGTGATTATAAGGAGTTTCTTCAGTGGAAGTTGGTTGATCGTTGTGGGGAGGTGAAGGTTGTTAGGACTTATAAGGAGGATGCTAATCGGTATTAA
- the cysD gene encoding sulfate adenylyltransferase subunit CysD: protein MDHLDHLEAQSIFILREAYKHFGKLGMLWSVGKDSTVLLWLAKKAFFGHCPFPFIHVDTKYKIPEMIEFRDRTAKEYNLDLIVHSNEEALANGMGPEHGRMVCCKALKTEGLTQVTKKYEFEGLILGIRRDEEGSRSKERIFSERNSESEWDYTDQPPELWDQFKTDFKKGNHIRVHPILHWNELDIWEYIKRENIPLVDLYFAKDGKRYRSLGCAPCTTPIESTASNIDEIIEELKNTKQSERSGRAQDQEMAHAMQKLRKDGYM from the coding sequence ATGGATCATTTAGATCATTTGGAAGCACAGAGTATTTTTATTCTTCGTGAGGCGTATAAGCATTTTGGGAAGTTGGGGATGTTGTGGTCTGTGGGGAAGGATTCTACCGTTTTGTTGTGGTTGGCTAAGAAGGCGTTTTTTGGCCATTGTCCATTTCCTTTTATTCATGTGGACACTAAGTATAAGATTCCTGAGATGATTGAGTTTAGGGATAGGACTGCTAAGGAGTACAATTTGGATTTGATTGTTCATAGTAATGAGGAAGCTTTGGCTAATGGTATGGGGCCAGAGCATGGGCGTATGGTTTGCTGTAAGGCTCTAAAGACTGAAGGGTTGACCCAGGTTACTAAGAAGTATGAGTTTGAAGGTTTGATTCTTGGTATTCGACGTGATGAAGAGGGTTCTCGTTCTAAAGAGAGAATTTTTAGTGAGAGAAATTCGGAGTCTGAGTGGGATTATACGGATCAGCCACCTGAGTTATGGGATCAATTTAAAACGGATTTTAAGAAAGGGAATCATATTCGTGTGCATCCAATTCTTCATTGGAACGAGCTTGATATTTGGGAGTACATTAAAAGAGAGAATATTCCTTTAGTAGATTTGTATTTTGCTAAAGATGGTAAGAGATATAGAAGTCTTGGGTGTGCCCCTTGTACCACTCCTATTGAGTCAACGGCTTCTAATATTGATGAGATTATTGAAGAACTTAAAAATACAAAGCAATCTGAAAGATCTGGTAGAGCACAGGATCAAGAGATGGCACATGCAATGCAAAAACTAAGAAAAGATGGATATATGTAA
- the cysC gene encoding adenylyl-sulfate kinase, protein MENSRETLNIVVVGHVDHGKSTLIGRLLFDTDSLPEGAIDKVKQLAKEKGKAFEYAYLLDAFEEEQEQGITIDTTQLQFSTEKRDYVIIDAPGHKEFLKNMISGAANAEAAFLLVDANEGIQEQSRRHGYILSLLGIKKVYVIVNKMDLVDYSEDRLNQIKTDFNEFLNNLNIYPIDYIPISAYFGENIVKKSKKMPWNRSGSIIEIMDTIPKDKDLEKKPLRFPIQDVYKFDDRRIIAGRIESGTLNVGDEILISPSNKTTKIKSIAYWSDKDQRNEASAGMSVGIIVEDEFFNKRGEIISHIEDAPIKSNIFNANVFWMGKTNLVKNKKYKLKLSTKEVECEVITINKIIDASTLAQGDFAEGIKKNDVAEVTIRTKEMICFDEFANLQTTGRFVIVDGFDVSGGGIISGIEDSLKNRELVTNSTNIAPRKRLVSTKDREKSYGQKGRVIWLTGLSGSGKNEIAIKLEKKLFDFGKKVYYLDSTNLRFGLSSDLEFSAKDAHEQTRRIAEVARLFADSGTIVIVSSVSRYRKDREFAKEIIGESVYREVFIEATEDVCKKRNPGGIYEDGDENFYYEKSDYPVFSLFIEDAEFNADKKALSLIELIRG, encoded by the coding sequence ATGGAGAATTCTAGAGAAACTTTAAATATAGTAGTAGTAGGTCACGTAGACCATGGTAAGTCCACCCTTATTGGTAGGTTATTGTTTGATACAGATTCTTTGCCAGAGGGAGCAATTGATAAAGTTAAGCAATTAGCAAAGGAAAAAGGTAAAGCATTTGAGTATGCTTACTTACTTGATGCTTTTGAAGAAGAGCAAGAACAAGGAATTACGATAGATACAACACAACTTCAGTTTTCTACAGAGAAAAGAGATTATGTCATCATTGATGCACCAGGACATAAAGAGTTTCTTAAAAATATGATTTCTGGAGCAGCCAATGCTGAAGCAGCTTTTTTATTGGTGGATGCTAATGAAGGGATACAGGAACAATCAAGAAGACATGGTTATATCTTATCTCTTCTTGGTATTAAAAAAGTTTATGTTATTGTAAATAAAATGGACTTAGTGGATTACTCAGAAGATAGATTGAATCAAATTAAGACAGATTTTAATGAGTTTTTAAACAATCTTAATATCTATCCAATAGATTATATTCCTATTTCAGCTTATTTTGGTGAAAACATAGTGAAGAAATCTAAAAAAATGCCTTGGAATAGAAGTGGTAGTATTATTGAGATAATGGATACCATTCCAAAAGACAAAGATTTAGAGAAAAAGCCACTTAGGTTCCCTATTCAAGATGTGTACAAATTTGACGATCGTAGAATTATTGCAGGTAGAATTGAATCAGGAACTTTAAATGTGGGGGATGAAATTTTAATATCCCCATCTAATAAAACCACAAAAATTAAATCCATTGCTTATTGGTCGGATAAAGATCAAAGAAATGAAGCGTCTGCTGGTATGAGTGTGGGTATTATTGTAGAAGATGAATTCTTCAACAAAAGAGGAGAGATTATTTCTCATATAGAGGATGCTCCTATTAAAAGTAATATTTTCAATGCCAATGTTTTTTGGATGGGTAAAACCAATCTTGTTAAGAATAAAAAGTATAAGTTAAAACTTTCTACAAAAGAAGTTGAGTGTGAAGTAATTACCATTAATAAAATAATTGATGCATCAACTTTAGCTCAAGGTGATTTTGCTGAAGGTATTAAGAAGAATGATGTAGCAGAAGTAACCATTAGAACAAAAGAAATGATTTGTTTTGACGAATTTGCTAATTTACAAACCACTGGTAGATTTGTTATTGTTGATGGTTTTGACGTAAGTGGTGGAGGTATTATTTCTGGAATTGAAGATTCTCTAAAAAACAGAGAGTTGGTAACCAATAGTACCAATATTGCACCTAGAAAAAGACTGGTTTCTACAAAAGATAGAGAAAAATCATATGGTCAAAAAGGTAGAGTGATATGGTTAACAGGCTTATCAGGTAGTGGTAAGAATGAAATAGCTATAAAACTTGAGAAAAAACTATTTGATTTTGGTAAAAAAGTGTATTACCTAGATTCTACTAATTTAAGATTTGGTCTTAGTTCAGACTTAGAGTTTTCTGCAAAAGATGCTCATGAGCAAACAAGAAGAATTGCCGAAGTGGCAAGATTGTTTGCAGACAGCGGTACAATTGTTATTGTTTCTTCTGTAAGTAGATATAGAAAAGATAGAGAATTTGCTAAAGAAATTATCGGGGAATCAGTGTATAGAGAAGTCTTTATAGAGGCAACTGAAGATGTATGTAAAAAAAGAAATCCAGGTGGCATTTATGAAGATGGAGATGAAAACTTCTATTATGAGAAATCTGATTACCCTGTTTTTTCACTATTTATTGAAGATGCAGAGTTTAATGCAGATAAAAAAGCCCTTTCTTTAATTGAGCTTATAAGAGGGTAG
- a CDS encoding sirohydrochlorin cobaltochelatase has protein sequence MISIKKLIVIVSFGSVSKLKRQQSLDIFLELISKNHPNYEVVQGFTSQRVIDTIKKNEGIEFYLPEQIVAKAIRDGYEEIIIQPLNIIAGSENEKIQELARKHNNGDNEIVKISKSLLSDTDSYEGVADAITKVISREEEEMILLVGHGSYHISDSQYTFLQKYLNNRTSSFVVGNLMGNLTIEKAIKKIKNQKVKGVKIFPLMITVGKHMLEDIGGEKEDSVKNMLIKEGFDVTFVDKSILEYHVFQQIYLKNIEEVVKKQMEE, from the coding sequence GTGATTAGTATTAAAAAATTAATTGTAATAGTAAGCTTTGGCTCAGTTTCAAAATTAAAAAGACAACAGAGTCTAGATATATTTTTAGAGTTGATTTCTAAAAATCATCCAAATTATGAGGTGGTTCAAGGTTTTACCTCTCAAAGAGTCATCGATACTATCAAAAAAAATGAAGGCATTGAATTTTATCTACCGGAGCAGATTGTGGCAAAGGCTATAAGGGATGGTTATGAAGAAATTATTATACAACCTCTTAATATTATTGCAGGTTCTGAGAATGAAAAAATACAAGAATTGGCAAGAAAGCATAATAATGGGGATAATGAAATAGTTAAAATTAGTAAATCACTGCTGTCCGACACAGATAGTTATGAAGGGGTTGCTGATGCTATAACCAAAGTTATTTCCAGAGAAGAAGAAGAAATGATTTTATTAGTGGGTCATGGGAGTTATCATATTAGTGATAGCCAATACACCTTCTTACAAAAATATTTAAACAACAGAACCTCATCATTTGTTGTGGGTAATCTGATGGGTAATTTAACTATAGAAAAAGCAATCAAAAAAATTAAGAATCAAAAAGTAAAAGGGGTTAAAATTTTTCCACTGATGATTACAGTCGGCAAACATATGTTAGAAGATATTGGTGGGGAAAAAGAGGATTCTGTTAAAAATATGTTGATAAAAGAGGGTTTTGATGTAACCTTTGTGGATAAAAGTATTTTGGAGTACCATGTTTTTCAACAAATATATTTAAAAAATATAGAAGAAGTCGTTAAAAAACAAATGGAGGAATAA
- the hemA gene encoding glutamyl-tRNA reductase — translation MQVGVISINHKKAPVEIREIAVFTDKKKIEAIDKLLELSIEEVVILSTCNRSEVYIASSNMDEALIEVKNFLIDYFKVKELALYLTMNKNEQAIEHIYKVAIGLDSVVIGEDQILGQVKNALEFAMEIGSSKKFLNKVFREAMTFAKKMKSNYRISENPLSIPYISVKFVKDRVKDLKNQKVLVIGTGEMGALVLKHLKAEGVKDIVVCSRSKSRCKKDDMDDIFNDVDWILYEERYTIVNDVDIIFSATRAPHIIYKKDRYPNVEKEQLIMDMAMPRDIDPRLSELKNVQVFNVDHLKDIAQVNMALREKIGEEIKIQLQEEVEKTSLWINVAKVDPIIQSLQSLREEVARDTLDIISKKMALNRRETVFLEKLINSSLKRMVRTPIKALKSLKEEDEIKAYKEMLHKLYDV, via the coding sequence ATGCAGGTAGGCGTCATTTCAATCAATCATAAAAAAGCACCTGTGGAGATAAGAGAAATAGCAGTTTTTACAGATAAAAAGAAAATTGAGGCCATAGATAAATTATTAGAGCTATCCATTGAAGAAGTGGTTATTTTATCTACTTGCAATAGAAGTGAGGTATATATTGCTTCTAGTAATATGGATGAAGCTTTAATTGAAGTGAAAAATTTTCTAATAGATTATTTTAAAGTAAAAGAGTTGGCATTGTATTTAACCATGAATAAAAATGAACAAGCCATAGAGCATATTTATAAAGTAGCAATCGGATTAGATTCAGTTGTTATAGGAGAAGATCAAATTCTTGGACAGGTTAAAAATGCATTAGAGTTTGCTATGGAAATCGGTTCAAGTAAAAAGTTTTTAAATAAAGTGTTTAGAGAAGCCATGACCTTTGCTAAAAAAATGAAAAGCAACTATAGAATATCTGAAAATCCTCTTTCTATCCCTTATATAAGCGTAAAGTTTGTCAAGGATAGAGTTAAAGATTTAAAAAATCAAAAGGTTTTAGTGATCGGTACAGGAGAAATGGGTGCATTAGTTCTTAAACATTTAAAAGCAGAAGGGGTTAAGGATATTGTAGTTTGTTCTAGAAGTAAGTCAAGATGTAAAAAAGATGATATGGATGATATTTTTAATGATGTGGATTGGATTTTATATGAAGAAAGATACACAATTGTAAATGATGTTGATATTATTTTTTCGGCGACAAGAGCGCCACATATTATCTATAAAAAGGATAGGTATCCTAATGTTGAAAAAGAACAATTGATAATGGATATGGCTATGCCAAGGGATATTGATCCAAGGCTAAGCGAATTAAAGAATGTTCAGGTTTTTAATGTGGATCATTTAAAAGATATTGCACAGGTCAATATGGCTTTAAGAGAAAAAATAGGGGAAGAAATAAAAATTCAATTACAAGAAGAAGTAGAAAAAACAAGTCTTTGGATTAATGTTGCTAAGGTAGATCCAATTATTCAATCGCTACAGTCTCTAAGAGAGGAAGTTGCAAGGGATACCCTTGATATTATTAGTAAGAAGATGGCATTAAATAGACGTGAGACGGTGTTTTTAGAAAAACTAATCAATTCTTCCTTAAAAAGAATGGTAAGAACGCCTATAAAGGCATTAAAATCATTAAAGGAAGAGGATGAAATAAAGGCATACAAAGAAATGCTCCATAAATTATATGATGTATAG
- a CDS encoding precorrin-2 dehydrogenase/sirohydrochlorin ferrochelatase family protein, whose protein sequence is MYFPIMLNIKDKNVLIIGAGNVAFHKAKKLLACECHLKVVSYFFTKEFLKLENIEFIKDHYNKGYLQNNYMVIAATDNKDLNNEIYRDALELGILCSVVSGGASDFILPASFNRGDLSISVSTNGKSPSLSKRIVRDLKCVYDESYEEKVDLLGQIREEMLLSEEIPENEKKFILNEMVNFSVEELRIFAKKMFEGV, encoded by the coding sequence ATGTATTTTCCTATCATGTTAAATATAAAAGATAAAAATGTTTTGATTATTGGTGCAGGAAATGTTGCTTTTCATAAAGCAAAAAAGTTATTAGCGTGTGAGTGTCATCTAAAGGTTGTAAGTTATTTTTTTACTAAGGAATTTTTAAAATTAGAGAATATAGAATTTATTAAAGACCATTATAATAAAGGGTATTTGCAGAATAATTATATGGTCATTGCGGCAACAGATAATAAGGATTTGAACAATGAGATTTATAGGGATGCTTTAGAGTTAGGTATTTTATGTAGTGTTGTGAGTGGAGGAGCGTCTGATTTCATCTTGCCTGCTAGTTTTAATAGAGGAGATTTGAGTATTTCTGTTAGTACCAATGGGAAGAGTCCTTCTTTGAGTAAGCGTATTGTGAGAGATTTAAAATGTGTTTATGATGAATCTTATGAAGAGAAGGTAGATTTATTAGGACAGATACGAGAGGAAATGCTGCTTTCAGAGGAAATTCCTGAAAATGAGAAGAAGTTTATATTGAATGAGATGGTTAATTTTAGTGTGGAAGAGTTGAGGATTTTTGCTAAGAAGATGTTTGAAGGAGTTTGA
- the hemC gene encoding hydroxymethylbilane synthase — translation MKLIVGSRGSKLALAQTQWVIDQLKEHYRDLVVDIEVIKTKGDRIQNVSLNKIGGKGVFVKEIEAALLDGSIDFAVHSMKDMPSEIPEELVFAPSPIREDPRDVIVTKHLVNKVQDLPQGAVIGTGSKRRKFQLLEYRSDLKIVDIRGNIDTRINKMLTENLDGIVLAAAGINRLGFESCEAYRILPLDKEVVIPSPGQGILGIQVHVKRPEVLELFRSIAHYETNIQSFVERDFLKTLNGSCHVPIGAYCEIEDEDLIVRGIYGDEDGKKISKKVVKGSLEDKAFIGSSLAKALLEEVKD, via the coding sequence ATGAAATTAATCGTTGGTTCTCGAGGAAGTAAGTTGGCTTTGGCTCAAACTCAGTGGGTGATTGATCAACTTAAAGAACATTATAGAGATTTGGTTGTAGATATAGAGGTTATAAAGACTAAAGGTGATAGGATACAGAATGTTTCTTTAAATAAAATTGGGGGAAAGGGTGTTTTTGTTAAGGAGATAGAGGCTGCTTTATTAGATGGATCAATTGATTTTGCTGTACATAGTATGAAGGATATGCCTTCTGAAATTCCAGAGGAATTGGTTTTTGCCCCTTCACCTATTAGAGAAGATCCAAGGGATGTTATTGTTACAAAACATTTAGTAAATAAGGTACAGGATTTGCCCCAAGGAGCAGTTATTGGTACTGGAAGTAAAAGAAGAAAGTTTCAATTGTTAGAGTATAGAAGTGATTTGAAAATAGTGGATATTAGAGGCAATATTGATACAAGAATTAACAAAATGCTTACAGAGAATCTTGATGGTATAGTTTTAGCAGCAGCAGGGATTAACCGATTAGGGTTTGAAAGTTGTGAAGCTTATCGTATTTTACCTTTAGATAAAGAAGTTGTAATTCCTTCGCCAGGGCAAGGTATTTTAGGGATTCAAGTGCATGTAAAGAGGCCAGAAGTGTTAGAGTTGTTTCGATCTATAGCCCATTATGAAACCAATATACAGTCTTTTGTAGAGCGAGATTTTTTGAAAACTTTGAATGGAAGTTGCCACGTACCCATAGGTGCTTATTGTGAAATAGAAGATGAGGACCTTATTGTGAGGGGCATCTATGGAGATGAAGATGGTAAAAAGATTAGCAAGAAGGTTGTTAAAGGAAGTCTAGAGGATAAAGCATTTATAGGAAGTTCCCTAGCAAAGGCTTTATTAGAAGAGGTGAAGGACTAA
- the cobA gene encoding uroporphyrinogen-III C-methyltransferase: MSKVYLVGAGPGDEGLITVKALDKLKEADIVIYDNLANPDLLKHCKIDVEKIYVGKISKNHTLTQEEINELIVEKAIDKKIIVRLKGGDPYVFGRGGEEGEHLYKNGIDFEVIPGITSAIGGLAYGGVPITHREYASSFHVFTGHLKNEEDDLDWATISKLQGTMVFLMGVGNLERICTSLINNGKDSKTPVAMIYKATTPYQKTVVGTIDSIVEIAKEEKIKAPSLIVVGDVVKARAYLNTFEKKPLFGKKVVVTRARVDSSGLAKKLKALGAETIEIPTIKIKAINNCGLNEEIRDIYQYSHLIFTSKNSVTIFFDTLFKENKDVRALSNLKITAIGSETSRVLKEYGIVPDLMPEDYVGEGVVKALEEILNPSDRILFPRSKNARSFMVEALSKVCYLKEVHIYETVKEDLVDNSLLEDFSDVDCISFTSGSTVDNFVDFIGREHLSQLDGVKVVSIGPVTSERVGSYGLSVYREAAEHNVDGLVKAVLDCFR, translated from the coding sequence ATGTCAAAAGTATATTTAGTAGGTGCAGGGCCTGGAGATGAAGGTCTTATTACTGTAAAAGCCTTAGATAAATTAAAAGAAGCAGATATAGTCATTTATGATAATCTTGCAAATCCTGATTTGCTTAAGCATTGTAAGATAGATGTTGAAAAAATCTATGTTGGAAAGATTTCTAAAAACCATACATTAACTCAAGAAGAGATTAATGAGTTAATAGTAGAAAAAGCGATAGATAAGAAAATTATAGTAAGATTAAAAGGTGGAGACCCTTATGTCTTTGGTAGAGGTGGTGAAGAGGGGGAACATCTTTATAAAAATGGTATAGATTTTGAAGTTATCCCAGGTATTACATCTGCCATTGGTGGCCTTGCTTATGGTGGCGTGCCCATTACACATAGGGAATATGCCTCTTCTTTTCATGTTTTTACAGGACATCTAAAAAATGAAGAAGATGATTTGGATTGGGCTACCATTTCTAAACTCCAGGGCACTATGGTGTTTTTAATGGGTGTAGGAAATTTAGAAAGAATTTGTACCAGTCTAATAAACAATGGAAAAGACAGTAAGACACCTGTTGCAATGATTTATAAAGCCACAACGCCCTATCAAAAAACTGTTGTAGGGACCATAGATTCAATTGTTGAAATTGCTAAGGAGGAAAAGATTAAGGCGCCTAGTTTAATAGTAGTTGGTGATGTTGTAAAGGCAAGGGCGTATCTTAACACTTTTGAGAAGAAGCCTCTTTTTGGTAAGAAAGTTGTTGTTACTAGAGCAAGAGTAGATAGCAGTGGGTTAGCTAAAAAATTAAAGGCATTAGGAGCAGAAACTATAGAGATTCCTACCATTAAAATAAAAGCCATTAATAATTGTGGATTAAATGAAGAGATAAGAGACATTTATCAATACTCTCATTTGATTTTTACGAGTAAAAATTCTGTTACTATATTTTTTGATACACTTTTTAAAGAGAATAAAGATGTAAGGGCACTTTCCAATTTAAAGATAACGGCTATTGGAAGTGAGACCTCAAGAGTTTTAAAGGAATATGGAATTGTTCCTGATTTAATGCCTGAAGATTATGTTGGGGAGGGTGTAGTAAAGGCTTTAGAGGAAATATTGAATCCAAGTGATCGTATTTTATTCCCTAGGTCTAAAAATGCACGTTCTTTTATGGTGGAGGCATTGTCTAAGGTATGTTATTTGAAAGAGGTTCATATTTATGAAACGGTTAAAGAGGATTTGGTGGATAATAGTCTATTAGAGGATTTTAGTGATGTGGATTGTATTAGCTTTACTAGTGGGTCTACAGTGGATAATTTTGTTGATTTTATTGGGAGAGAGCATTTGAGCCAATTGGATGGGGTGAAGGTTGTTTCTATTGGGCCAGTTACTTCTGAGAGAGTTGGGTCTTATGGCTTGAGTGTTTATAGGGAGGCTGCCGAGCATAATGTTGATGGGTTGGTTAAGGCTGTTTTAGATTGCTTTAGATGA
- the hemB gene encoding porphobilinogen synthase: protein MNRPTRLRNNGVIRGLVRETSLSMDDVIYPIFVVEGEGVKREIPSMKNQFHLSVDMLDEEVGVFKSKGIKSLLIFGTPGYKDHKASSAFDCDGIVQRAVRKIKEIDSEMLVITDVCLCQYKDDGHCCVYHKNIQIDRETTLEILRQVALSHALAGADMVAPSDMMDGRVGHIRKVLDDSGFEHVSIMSYSAKYASSFYGPFREAAHSVPSFGDRKMYQMDIGNSKEAMKEMALDVMEGADILMVKPAQLYLDIIKKAEERFDLPIAAYQVSGEYAMIYNAVEGGYLDRRAIYESLLAIKRSGASIVISYFAKELKALIELYG, encoded by the coding sequence ATGAATAGACCTACTCGATTGAGGAATAATGGTGTGATTCGGGGTCTTGTTAGGGAGACTTCTTTGAGTATGGATGATGTGATTTATCCTATTTTTGTTGTGGAGGGGGAAGGGGTTAAGCGTGAGATTCCTTCTATGAAGAATCAGTTTCATTTGTCTGTAGATATGTTGGATGAGGAAGTTGGTGTGTTTAAGAGTAAAGGGATTAAGTCTTTGTTGATTTTTGGTACACCTGGTTATAAGGATCATAAGGCTTCTTCTGCTTTTGATTGTGATGGTATTGTTCAGAGAGCTGTTAGAAAGATTAAAGAGATTGATTCTGAAATGTTGGTTATTACGGATGTTTGTTTGTGTCAGTATAAGGATGATGGCCATTGTTGTGTGTATCATAAGAATATCCAGATTGATAGAGAGACTACGTTGGAGATTTTGAGACAAGTTGCGCTTAGTCATGCTTTAGCTGGAGCAGATATGGTTGCTCCTTCTGATATGATGGATGGAAGGGTTGGACATATACGAAAAGTTTTAGATGATAGTGGTTTTGAGCATGTTTCTATTATGTCTTATAGTGCTAAGTATGCTTCTTCTTTTTATGGGCCTTTTAGAGAAGCTGCTCATTCAGTACCTTCTTTTGGTGATAGGAAGATGTATCAAATGGATATAGGGAATAGTAAAGAAGCTATGAAGGAAATGGCTTTAGATGTTATGGAAGGTGCAGATATTTTGATGGTTAAGCCTGCGCAGCTTTATTTGGATATTATTAAGAAAGCCGAAGAGCGGTTTGATTTGCCAATTGCAGCTTATCAAGTTAGTGGTGAGTATGCTATGATTTATAATGCTGTTGAAGGTGGGTATTTGGATCGTAGGGCTATTTATGAGAGTTTGTTGGCCATTAAGAGAAGTGGGGCTAGTATTGTTATTAGTTATTTTGCTAAGGAATTGAAAGCGTTGATTGAATTGTATGGATAA
- the hemL gene encoding glutamate-1-semialdehyde 2,1-aminomutase — MNRSIEIFEEAQKVIPGGVNSPVRAFKSVGMSPIFVQRAKGSKVFDVDGNVYVDYIGSWGPLILGHASDIVSEGIMAFINNGTSYGLPTEIEVDIAKLISEAYPSMEMVRMVNSGTEATMSALRVARGYTNRNKILKFEGCYHGHSDSLLVKSGSGTLTYGIPTSAGVPQKVVEDTLVSEFNNIEKLEEVFNNNKGEIAAVIVEPVPGNMGVIAPKVEFLEALRRITKEEGTLLIFDEVITGFRMAYGGAQEVYNIEPDMTCLGKIIGGGLPVGAYGGKKEIMEMIAPLGNVYQAGTLSGNPIAVKMGYNTLTYLKENKEIYQQLEDKAIVLEKAFQENIKAVGINATVNRVKSMLTVFFSDGIVDSYEKASQSDTTLYGKYFKGMLEEGILLPPAQFEGMFLSTAHSDDDLEKTILANKKVLENIIR, encoded by the coding sequence TTGAATAGATCTATTGAAATTTTTGAGGAAGCTCAGAAGGTTATACCTGGTGGGGTGAATAGTCCTGTTAGGGCTTTTAAGTCTGTGGGGATGAGTCCTATTTTTGTTCAGAGGGCTAAGGGTTCTAAGGTTTTTGATGTGGATGGTAATGTGTATGTGGATTATATTGGGTCGTGGGGACCTTTGATTTTAGGCCATGCCAGTGATATTGTTAGTGAGGGGATAATGGCATTTATAAATAATGGGACAAGTTATGGGTTGCCTACGGAGATAGAGGTGGATATTGCAAAGCTCATTAGTGAAGCTTATCCTTCTATGGAGATGGTTCGAATGGTTAATTCAGGGACTGAGGCAACTATGAGTGCTTTACGTGTTGCAAGAGGGTATACCAATAGGAATAAGATCTTAAAGTTTGAAGGGTGTTATCATGGCCATTCAGATAGCTTGTTAGTGAAGTCAGGTTCTGGGACTTTAACTTACGGCATTCCTACTAGTGCCGGTGTGCCTCAAAAAGTAGTAGAGGATACTTTGGTTTCTGAGTTTAATAATATAGAAAAGCTAGAAGAAGTTTTTAATAATAATAAAGGTGAGATCGCAGCAGTAATCGTTGAACCTGTTCCTGGCAATATGGGCGTTATAGCACCAAAAGTTGAGTTTTTAGAAGCCCTTAGAAGAATTACTAAAGAAGAAGGGACTCTTCTTATTTTTGATGAGGTGATAACAGGTTTTAGAATGGCATATGGTGGTGCTCAGGAAGTTTATAATATAGAGCCTGATATGACTTGTTTGGGTAAAATCATTGGTGGTGGTTTACCTGTTGGTGCCTATGGTGGTAAAAAAGAAATTATGGAAATGATTGCACCACTTGGAAATGTGTATCAAGCAGGTACTTTATCAGGCAATCCTATAGCTGTGAAAATGGGCTATAATACATTAACATACTTAAAAGAGAACAAAGAGATATATCAACAATTAGAGGATAAAGCAATTGTCTTAGAAAAAGCATTTCAAGAGAATATAAAGGCTGTTGGCATAAATGCAACGGTCAATAGAGTAAAAAGTATGTTAACAGTATTTTTTAGTGATGGAATAGTAGATTCATATGAAAAAGCTTCTCAATCAGATACAACTTTATATGGCAAATACTTTAAAGGGATGTTAGAAGAAGGTATTTTGTTACCACCTGCTCAATTTGAAGGAATGTTTTTATCAACAGCACACTCAGATGATGACTTGGAAAAAACCATATTAGCCAATAAAAAAGTATTAGAGAATATTATAAGGTAG